One Natronincola ferrireducens DNA segment encodes these proteins:
- a CDS encoding quinate 5-dehydrogenase: protein MKRIVSVSIGSSQRDSSVEVEILNEIFNIERIGTDGSLKKAVKLIKQLDGKVDALGMGGIDLYLWDGKKRYTIREAMALKRAAQITPIVDGSGLKNTLERRVIAYLGDKDMINFKEKITLITSALDRFGMAEAIEAYGGRLIIGDIAFALGLNIPMYSLKQIQYIARVVAPVLCQLPIKMLYPTGGKQNTNIKGRVERYYQDAHIIAGDFHYIKRYMPLIMEGKIIITNTVTKQDILELKKRGVVLLITTTPRLGDRSFGTNLMEAIMVSFIKQGKYSSYDEVIDAMDLKPRMEYLTTQPNMD from the coding sequence ATGAAAAGAATTGTTAGTGTTAGTATAGGAAGTTCACAGAGAGATAGCTCTGTAGAGGTGGAAATCCTAAATGAAATATTTAATATCGAAAGAATTGGCACAGATGGTAGCCTAAAGAAGGCAGTAAAACTTATCAAACAATTAGACGGTAAAGTAGATGCTTTAGGTATGGGGGGGATTGATCTTTACTTGTGGGATGGAAAGAAGCGTTATACTATCAGGGAAGCTATGGCCTTAAAAAGAGCAGCCCAAATAACCCCTATAGTAGATGGCTCGGGCCTAAAAAACACTTTAGAGCGTAGGGTTATTGCCTATCTAGGGGATAAGGATATGATAAATTTCAAGGAAAAAATTACGCTAATAACTTCTGCCTTAGATCGCTTTGGTATGGCGGAAGCCATAGAAGCCTATGGAGGAAGATTAATTATTGGAGATATTGCCTTTGCATTGGGATTAAATATACCTATGTACTCTTTAAAGCAGATACAGTATATTGCTAGAGTAGTTGCTCCTGTCCTATGCCAACTGCCCATTAAGATGTTATATCCAACTGGAGGCAAACAAAATACAAACATTAAAGGAAGAGTAGAAAGATATTATCAAGATGCTCATATAATAGCAGGAGATTTTCATTATATTAAACGTTATATGCCTCTAATTATGGAAGGAAAGATTATTATTACCAATACTGTAACAAAACAAGATATTTTAGAATTAAAGAAAAGAGGCGTGGTTCTATTAATTACTACTACACCTCGATTAGGGGATAGATCCTTTGGTACCAATCTTATGGAAGCCATTATGGTTTCCTTTATAAAGCAAGGAAAATACAGTAGCTATGATGAAGTGATAGATGCTATGGATTTAAAACCCAGGATGGAATATTTAACTACCCAGCCCAATATGGATTAA
- the greA gene encoding transcription elongation factor GreA translates to MTDKEVVLTAKGLKKIEDELEHLKTVRRKEVAERIKQAIAFGDISENSEYDEAKNEQAQVEERIMKLEGMLKKARVIDEDDINIEQVSIGTTVQVKDLEFDEIVEYTIVGSAEADPYELKISNESPVGKALLGKKVGHIVEVQIPDGTTKYEVLKIEKGNIND, encoded by the coding sequence ATGACGGATAAAGAAGTTGTTTTAACGGCTAAGGGGCTAAAGAAAATAGAAGATGAATTAGAACATTTAAAAACCGTAAGAAGAAAAGAAGTAGCAGAACGTATTAAACAAGCTATAGCCTTTGGGGATATAAGCGAAAATTCTGAATACGATGAAGCTAAAAACGAACAGGCTCAGGTTGAAGAAAGAATTATGAAGCTTGAGGGCATGTTAAAAAAAGCTAGAGTTATTGATGAGGACGACATTAATATAGAACAAGTAAGTATTGGAACGACAGTACAGGTAAAGGATCTGGAATTTGATGAAATTGTAGAATACACCATTGTTGGTTCTGCTGAAGCAGACCCTTATGAACTAAAAATATCTAATGAATCACCTGTAGGAAAAGCTCTTTTAGGAAAAAAGGTGGGGCATATCGTAGAGGTACAAATTCCCGATGGAACTACAAAATACGAAGTATTAAAAATTGAAAAGGGAAATATAAATGATTAA